The proteins below come from a single Benincasa hispida cultivar B227 chromosome 4, ASM972705v1, whole genome shotgun sequence genomic window:
- the LOC120076337 gene encoding histone-lysine N-methyltransferase ATXR7 isoform X4, with the protein MVSATALLHDHEYDNSLFSRKRRKVTDIQHQDPDILGRECKYDCFPSSSQLSRDGRSFCRCRDSACISSCCIDIDEKNGSYSSVDMSCQLNGTSPDLPECCSSEGSSFQDKGFSGYSLLTCVSGWMYVNEQGQMCGPYIQEQLHEGLSTGFLPDELLVYPVLNGALSNPVPLKYFKQFPDHVATGFAYLSVDFSNMGINGAHSDTCKNDLAMHRQEGLVGYANPQTLCHELQSGPLGLGYENGGCKQASNSEAFFLTTSNLPSSVEVACWFIEDHTGRKHGPYSLLQLYSWHQHGYLKDSVMIYHVESKFRPFTLFSAVNAWKAAITPPLFSSDLKTNESCSLLKFISETSEGVSSQLHSGIMKAARKVVLDEIVGNIIADFITIKKSERQIKVGQTNQTMKVCSLDNRMPEVTRGGDLPADSMPEARDFFSVPEKVSTDAVPVQSPKLIGSVDNFREVHAVICRMLFDYSLQVVWNAVSYDTVAEYSSAWRRKRFWSYRPHYNLASSGYSDRVKKIEKIPAEAALPRKESSLYGVNSLSVSKFEGAQTENCVHSPAISRSVPVRHKSSRPTSHSGCDRPKDDLKWIVEYLEKELHSSAKVSMVEYIRDILEDEVTSSCNSSKDIQLSKVTLDTLDTSIQCSSINNYSDSFGELHCDSNDTRGDRNSCELELAVLPEDNLSSDTALNAVANSLYGVFKEICTNEVCAFNEDSNELPVPGLEENPTFLIPSPACKFRPSSSNKCSPKIEGYIMLAICRQKLHDAVLKEWASSYKDDLLRQFITSWIASKKHCNPNGIVEGACDGGEASKVPDKLREGSKRFLESSLVTGNYTYYRKKSSKKKLGSSDCATEGSPVVRIQPSEKSRKENVSADDACETTDSEIASLKLKCIAKNKRQKDLSVNATCKWTSAEVTLPSSYSSGKTICGTKKLKMSPLVKDDNAKKDSVKHGKGRMIGSPLVNKNVDKVMNKCDRGVSAQEKLSVDVLKIKRKQKIDEVSLSCNKLSTIAGDVSKQAASKKVVAQKKKSDKSRKSNLSIRSDGCARSSINGWEWRRWTLKASPAERARNRGLQYFNSEPLGPDVSTSHLLNGKGLSARTNRVKLRNLLAAADGADLLKASQLKARKKRLRFQRSKIHDWGLVALEPIEAEDFVIEYVGELIRPRISDIRERQYEKMGIGSSYLFRLDDGYVVDATKRGGVARFINHSCEVRRKFSSMQNDTYLLVKKLRTITNFLWRRRKFLVIAVQGGVVDH; encoded by the exons ATGCAGGGATAGTGCTTGCATATCTTCATGTTGCATCGatattgatgaaaaaaatggtTCATATTCATCAGTGGATATGAGCTGCCAGTTAAATGGCACTAGCCCTGATCTTCCAGAATGTTGCAGTTCGGAGGGCTCCTCATTTCAAGATAAGGGTTTCTCTGGGTATTCTTTGCTTACTTGTGTAAGTGGTTGGATGTATGTTAACGAACAAGGTCAAATGTGTGGCCCTTATATCCAAGAACAGCTTCATGAAGGATTATCTACTGGTTTTTTGCCAGATGAGCTTCTTGTTTATCCTGTTTTAAATGGAGCATTGAGCAATCCTGTACCACTCAAGTACTTTAAGCAGTTTCCTGATCATGTTGCAACGGGTTTTGCATATTTGAGTGTGGACTTCTCCAACATGGGTATTAATGGAGCTCATTCTGATACTTGTAAAAATGATTTGGCTATGCATAGGCAAGAGGGTTTGGTGGGGTATGCGAATCCACAGACTCTTTGTCATGAGTTGCAATCTGGTCCTCTAGGTCTCGGATATGAAAATGGTGGCTGTAAACAGGCTTCAAATTCTGAAGCATTTTTCTTGACTACTTCGAATCTTCCATCG tCAGTTGAAGTAGCATGCTGGTTCATTGAGGATCATACTGGGAGGAAACATGGACCCTATTCTCTTCTACAATTATATTCTTGGCATCAGCATGGATACTTGAAGGACTCAGTTATG ATATACCATGTCGAAAGCAAATTTAGACCCTTCACATTATTTTCTGCGGTGAATGCATGGAAAGCTGCAATAACTCCACCTCTATTCTCATCTGATCTCAAAACCAATGAGAGTTGCTCTTTACTGAAATTTATATCTGAAACTTCTGAAGGAGTTTCATCCCAACTACACTCTGGAATAATGAAAGCAGCTCGCAAAGTGGTGCTCGATGAGATTGTTGGCAACATCATTGCAGATTTTATCACCATCAAGAAATCTGAAAGACAAATTAAGGTTGGACAAACCAACCAGACTATGAAGGTTTGCTCTCTGGACAATAGAATG CCAGAAGTTACTAGAGGAGGGGATCTTCCTGCTGATTCAATGCCAGAAGCACGAGATTTCTTTAGTGTTCCTGAGAAAGTTTCTACTGATGCTGTTCCTGTTCAGTCCCCTAAGTTGATTGGCAGCGTCGATAATTTTAGGGAGGTGCATGCAGTTATTTGTCGAATGCTTTTTGACTACTCCTTACAAGTAGTTTGGAATGCTGTTTCTTATGATACGGTGGCAGAGTATTCATCTGCATGGAGGAGGAAAAGATTTTGGTCTTATCGTCCTCACTATAATTTAGCTTCTAGTGGATATAGTGATCGTGTCAAGAAGATTGAAAAAATACCTGCTGAAGCT GCTTTACCACGAAAGGAATCTTCTCTTTATGGTGTCAATTCCCTATCAGTCTCCAAATTTGAGGGAGCACAAACAGAAAACTGTGTGCACTCACCTGCCATATCTCGGTCAGTTCCTGTTAGACACAAATCTTCTAGGCCAACAAGTCATTCTGGTTGTGATAGGCCAAAGGACGACTTAAAATGGATCGTGGAATACCTCGAAAAAGAGCTTCATTCCTCTGCAAAGGTATCCATGGTTGAGTATATTCGGGATATCCTCGAGGATGAGGTGACAAGCTCATGCAACTCCTCAAAAGATATCCAATTAAGTAAG GTTACTCTTGATACTCTTGATACGTCCATTCAGTGTTCTAGTATTAACAATTATTCAGACTCCTTTGGTGAACTGCATTGCGATTCAAATGATACACGTGGCGATAGAAATTCATGTGAACTTGAACTAGCTGTGTTGCCAGAGGACAATCTGTCTAGTGATACGGCTCTGAATGCTGTTGCTAATTCATTATATGGAGTGTTCAAAGAAATCTGTACAAATGAAGTTTGTGCTTTTAATGAAGATTCCAATGAATTACCAGTTCCTGGTCTTGAGGAAAATCCTACCTTTCTCATTCCATCTCCTGCTTGTAAATTTCGTCCTTCCAGCTCAAATAAGTGCTCTCCTAAGATTGAGGGGTACATTATGCTGGCAATATGCAGGCAGAAATTACACGATGCTGTTCTTAAGGAATGGGCATCATCATACAAAGATGATCTTCTTCGTCAGTTTATTACTTCATGGATTGCTTCAAAGAAACATTGTAATCCTAATGGAATTGTG GAAGGAGCATGTGATGGTGGTGAAGCCTCTAAAGTACCAGACAAATTAAGGGAGGGATCAAAACGCTTCTTGGAATCTTCTCTTGTAACTGGTAATTATACTTATTACCGCAAGAAGTCATCAAAGAAAAAGTTAGGATCTTCAGATTGTGCTACTGAGGGTAGCCCTGTTGTACGAATTCAACCTTCTGAAAAGTCGAGGAAAGAAAATGTTTCTGCTGATGATGCGTGTGAGACTACAGACAGTGAAATTGCTTCTTTGAAACTTAAATGTATTGCAAAAAATAAAAGGCAGAAGGACTTGTCTGTTAATGCCACCTGCAAGTGGACTTCTGCAGAAGTTACATTACCCAGTAGTTATTCTTCTGGGAAAACCATATGTGGTACAAAGAAGTTAAAAATGTCACCTCTCGTTAAAG ATGATAATGCCAAGAAGGATTCTGTGAAACATGGGAAAGGGAGGATGATAGGTTCGCCTTTGGTGAACAAGAATGTTGATAAGGTTATGAATAAATGTGATCGTGGAGTTAGTGCTCAGGAAAAGCTTT CTGTGGATGTGTTGAAAATAAAGAGGAAGCAGAAGATTGATGAGGTATCCTTGTCTTGTAATAAGCTCTCAACAATAGCAGGTGATGTTAGCAAGCAAGCTGCAAGTAAGAAGGTTGTAGCTCAAAAGAAAAAGTCTGATAAATCTAGGAAATCAAATCTCTCCATTAGATCTGATGGTTGTGCCCGTTCATCAATTAATGGATGGGAATGGCGTCGATGGACACTGAAAGCAAGTCCTGCTGAGAGAGCTCGTAATAGGGGTCTTCAATATTTTAACTCTGAGCCATTAGGTCCTGATGTCAGTACTTCTCATTTGTTAAATGGCAAAGGCCTTTCGGCACGGACAAATAGAGTGAAGTTGCGGAATCTTCTTGCTGCTGCAGATGGCGCCGACCTTTTAAAAGCATCTCAATTAAAG GCAAGGAAAAAGCGTCTACGCTTTCAGCGTAGTAAGATTCATGACTGGGGTCTAGTCGCCCTAGAGCCGATTGAAGCAGAGGATTTTGTAATTGAATACGTTGGGGAACTAATTCGCCCACGG ATTTCTGATATAAGGGAACGCCAGTATGAGAAGATGGGAATTGGAAGCAGTTATCTTTTTAGACTTGATGATGGTTATGTG GTTGATGCTACAAAGCGTGGGGGTGTTGCACGATTTATAAACCATTCTTGTGAG GtcagaagaaaattttcatctATGCAAAACGACACATATCTGCTGGTGAAGAAATTACgtacaattacaaatttcctttGGAGGAGAAGAAAATTCCTTGTAATTGCCGTTCAAGGAG GTGTCGTGGATCACTAA
- the LOC120076337 gene encoding histone-lysine N-methyltransferase ATXR7 isoform X1, translating into MVSATALLHDHEYDNSLFSRKRRKVTDIQHQDPDILGRECKYDCFPSSSQLSRDGRSFCRCRDSACISSCCIDIDEKNGSYSSVDMSCQLNGTSPDLPECCSSEGSSFQDKGFSGYSLLTCVSGWMYVNEQGQMCGPYIQEQLHEGLSTGFLPDELLVYPVLNGALSNPVPLKYFKQFPDHVATGFAYLSVDFSNMGINGAHSDTCKNDLAMHRQEGLVGYANPQTLCHELQSGPLGLGYENGGCKQASNSEAFFLTTSNLPSSVEVACWFIEDHTGRKHGPYSLLQLYSWHQHGYLKDSVMIYHVESKFRPFTLFSAVNAWKAAITPPLFSSDLKTNESCSLLKFISETSEGVSSQLHSGIMKAARKVVLDEIVGNIIADFITIKKSERQIKVGQTNQTMKVCSLDNRMPEVTRGGDLPADSMPEARDFFSVPEKVSTDAVPVQSPKLIGSVDNFREVHAVICRMLFDYSLQVVWNAVSYDTVAEYSSAWRRKRFWSYRPHYNLASSGYSDRVKKIEKIPAEAALPRKESSLYGVNSLSVSKFEGAQTENCVHSPAISRSVPVRHKSSRPTSHSGCDRPKDDLKWIVEYLEKELHSSAKVSMVEYIRDILEDEVTSSCNSSKDIQLSKVTLDTLDTSIQCSSINNYSDSFGELHCDSNDTRGDRNSCELELAVLPEDNLSSDTALNAVANSLYGVFKEICTNEVCAFNEDSNELPVPGLEENPTFLIPSPACKFRPSSSNKCSPKIEGYIMLAICRQKLHDAVLKEWASSYKDDLLRQFITSWIASKKHCNPNGIVEGACDGGEASKVPDKLREGSKRFLESSLVTGNYTYYRKKSSKKKLGSSDCATEGSPVVRIQPSEKSRKENVSADDACETTDSEIASLKLKCIAKNKRQKDLSVNATCKWTSAEVTLPSSYSSGKTICGTKKLKMSPLVKDDNAKKDSVKHGKGRMIGSPLVNKNVDKVMNKCDRGVSAQEKLSVDVLKIKRKQKIDEVSLSCNKLSTIAGDVSKQAASKKVVAQKKKSDKSRKSNLSIRSDGCARSSINGWEWRRWTLKASPAERARNRGLQYFNSEPLGPDVSTSHLLNGKGLSARTNRVKLRNLLAAADGADLLKASQLKARKKRLRFQRSKIHDWGLVALEPIEAEDFVIEYVGELIRPRISDIRERQYEKMGIGSSYLFRLDDGYVVDATKRGGVARFINHSCEPNCYTKVITVEGQKKIFIYAKRHISAGEEITYNYKFPLEEKKIPCNCRSRRCRGSLN; encoded by the exons ATGCAGGGATAGTGCTTGCATATCTTCATGTTGCATCGatattgatgaaaaaaatggtTCATATTCATCAGTGGATATGAGCTGCCAGTTAAATGGCACTAGCCCTGATCTTCCAGAATGTTGCAGTTCGGAGGGCTCCTCATTTCAAGATAAGGGTTTCTCTGGGTATTCTTTGCTTACTTGTGTAAGTGGTTGGATGTATGTTAACGAACAAGGTCAAATGTGTGGCCCTTATATCCAAGAACAGCTTCATGAAGGATTATCTACTGGTTTTTTGCCAGATGAGCTTCTTGTTTATCCTGTTTTAAATGGAGCATTGAGCAATCCTGTACCACTCAAGTACTTTAAGCAGTTTCCTGATCATGTTGCAACGGGTTTTGCATATTTGAGTGTGGACTTCTCCAACATGGGTATTAATGGAGCTCATTCTGATACTTGTAAAAATGATTTGGCTATGCATAGGCAAGAGGGTTTGGTGGGGTATGCGAATCCACAGACTCTTTGTCATGAGTTGCAATCTGGTCCTCTAGGTCTCGGATATGAAAATGGTGGCTGTAAACAGGCTTCAAATTCTGAAGCATTTTTCTTGACTACTTCGAATCTTCCATCG tCAGTTGAAGTAGCATGCTGGTTCATTGAGGATCATACTGGGAGGAAACATGGACCCTATTCTCTTCTACAATTATATTCTTGGCATCAGCATGGATACTTGAAGGACTCAGTTATG ATATACCATGTCGAAAGCAAATTTAGACCCTTCACATTATTTTCTGCGGTGAATGCATGGAAAGCTGCAATAACTCCACCTCTATTCTCATCTGATCTCAAAACCAATGAGAGTTGCTCTTTACTGAAATTTATATCTGAAACTTCTGAAGGAGTTTCATCCCAACTACACTCTGGAATAATGAAAGCAGCTCGCAAAGTGGTGCTCGATGAGATTGTTGGCAACATCATTGCAGATTTTATCACCATCAAGAAATCTGAAAGACAAATTAAGGTTGGACAAACCAACCAGACTATGAAGGTTTGCTCTCTGGACAATAGAATG CCAGAAGTTACTAGAGGAGGGGATCTTCCTGCTGATTCAATGCCAGAAGCACGAGATTTCTTTAGTGTTCCTGAGAAAGTTTCTACTGATGCTGTTCCTGTTCAGTCCCCTAAGTTGATTGGCAGCGTCGATAATTTTAGGGAGGTGCATGCAGTTATTTGTCGAATGCTTTTTGACTACTCCTTACAAGTAGTTTGGAATGCTGTTTCTTATGATACGGTGGCAGAGTATTCATCTGCATGGAGGAGGAAAAGATTTTGGTCTTATCGTCCTCACTATAATTTAGCTTCTAGTGGATATAGTGATCGTGTCAAGAAGATTGAAAAAATACCTGCTGAAGCT GCTTTACCACGAAAGGAATCTTCTCTTTATGGTGTCAATTCCCTATCAGTCTCCAAATTTGAGGGAGCACAAACAGAAAACTGTGTGCACTCACCTGCCATATCTCGGTCAGTTCCTGTTAGACACAAATCTTCTAGGCCAACAAGTCATTCTGGTTGTGATAGGCCAAAGGACGACTTAAAATGGATCGTGGAATACCTCGAAAAAGAGCTTCATTCCTCTGCAAAGGTATCCATGGTTGAGTATATTCGGGATATCCTCGAGGATGAGGTGACAAGCTCATGCAACTCCTCAAAAGATATCCAATTAAGTAAG GTTACTCTTGATACTCTTGATACGTCCATTCAGTGTTCTAGTATTAACAATTATTCAGACTCCTTTGGTGAACTGCATTGCGATTCAAATGATACACGTGGCGATAGAAATTCATGTGAACTTGAACTAGCTGTGTTGCCAGAGGACAATCTGTCTAGTGATACGGCTCTGAATGCTGTTGCTAATTCATTATATGGAGTGTTCAAAGAAATCTGTACAAATGAAGTTTGTGCTTTTAATGAAGATTCCAATGAATTACCAGTTCCTGGTCTTGAGGAAAATCCTACCTTTCTCATTCCATCTCCTGCTTGTAAATTTCGTCCTTCCAGCTCAAATAAGTGCTCTCCTAAGATTGAGGGGTACATTATGCTGGCAATATGCAGGCAGAAATTACACGATGCTGTTCTTAAGGAATGGGCATCATCATACAAAGATGATCTTCTTCGTCAGTTTATTACTTCATGGATTGCTTCAAAGAAACATTGTAATCCTAATGGAATTGTG GAAGGAGCATGTGATGGTGGTGAAGCCTCTAAAGTACCAGACAAATTAAGGGAGGGATCAAAACGCTTCTTGGAATCTTCTCTTGTAACTGGTAATTATACTTATTACCGCAAGAAGTCATCAAAGAAAAAGTTAGGATCTTCAGATTGTGCTACTGAGGGTAGCCCTGTTGTACGAATTCAACCTTCTGAAAAGTCGAGGAAAGAAAATGTTTCTGCTGATGATGCGTGTGAGACTACAGACAGTGAAATTGCTTCTTTGAAACTTAAATGTATTGCAAAAAATAAAAGGCAGAAGGACTTGTCTGTTAATGCCACCTGCAAGTGGACTTCTGCAGAAGTTACATTACCCAGTAGTTATTCTTCTGGGAAAACCATATGTGGTACAAAGAAGTTAAAAATGTCACCTCTCGTTAAAG ATGATAATGCCAAGAAGGATTCTGTGAAACATGGGAAAGGGAGGATGATAGGTTCGCCTTTGGTGAACAAGAATGTTGATAAGGTTATGAATAAATGTGATCGTGGAGTTAGTGCTCAGGAAAAGCTTT CTGTGGATGTGTTGAAAATAAAGAGGAAGCAGAAGATTGATGAGGTATCCTTGTCTTGTAATAAGCTCTCAACAATAGCAGGTGATGTTAGCAAGCAAGCTGCAAGTAAGAAGGTTGTAGCTCAAAAGAAAAAGTCTGATAAATCTAGGAAATCAAATCTCTCCATTAGATCTGATGGTTGTGCCCGTTCATCAATTAATGGATGGGAATGGCGTCGATGGACACTGAAAGCAAGTCCTGCTGAGAGAGCTCGTAATAGGGGTCTTCAATATTTTAACTCTGAGCCATTAGGTCCTGATGTCAGTACTTCTCATTTGTTAAATGGCAAAGGCCTTTCGGCACGGACAAATAGAGTGAAGTTGCGGAATCTTCTTGCTGCTGCAGATGGCGCCGACCTTTTAAAAGCATCTCAATTAAAG GCAAGGAAAAAGCGTCTACGCTTTCAGCGTAGTAAGATTCATGACTGGGGTCTAGTCGCCCTAGAGCCGATTGAAGCAGAGGATTTTGTAATTGAATACGTTGGGGAACTAATTCGCCCACGG ATTTCTGATATAAGGGAACGCCAGTATGAGAAGATGGGAATTGGAAGCAGTTATCTTTTTAGACTTGATGATGGTTATGTG GTTGATGCTACAAAGCGTGGGGGTGTTGCACGATTTATAAACCATTCTTGTGAG CCTAATTGCTATACCAAAGTTATAACTGTTGAAGGtcagaagaaaattttcatctATGCAAAACGACACATATCTGCTGGTGAAGAAATTACgtacaattacaaatttcctttGGAGGAGAAGAAAATTCCTTGTAATTGCCGTTCAAGGAG GTGTCGTGGATCACTAAACTAG
- the LOC120076337 gene encoding histone-lysine N-methyltransferase ATXR7 isoform X3 yields MVSATALLHDHEYDNSLFSRKRRKVTDIQHQDPDILGRECKYDCFPSSSQLSRDGRSFCRCRDSACISSCCIDIDEKNGSYSSVDMSCQLNGTSPDLPECCSSEGSSFQDKGFSGYSLLTCVSGWMYVNEQGQMCGPYIQEQLHEGLSTGFLPDELLVYPVLNGALSNPVPLKYFKQFPDHVATGFAYLSVDFSNMGINGAHSDTCKNDLAMHRQEGLVGYANPQTLCHELQSGPLGLGYENGGCKQASNSEAFFLTTSNLPSSVEVACWFIEDHTGRKHGPYSLLQLYSWHQHGYLKDSVMIYHVESKFRPFTLFSAVNAWKAAITPPLFSSDLKTNESCSLLKFISETSEGVSSQLHSGIMKAARKVVLDEIVGNIIADFITIKKSERQIKVGQTNQTMKPEVTRGGDLPADSMPEARDFFSVPEKVSTDAVPVQSPKLIGSVDNFREVHAVICRMLFDYSLQVVWNAVSYDTVAEYSSAWRRKRFWSYRPHYNLASSGYSDRVKKIEKIPAEAALPRKESSLYGVNSLSVSKFEGAQTENCVHSPAISRSVPVRHKSSRPTSHSGCDRPKDDLKWIVEYLEKELHSSAKVSMVEYIRDILEDEVTSSCNSSKDIQLSKVTLDTLDTSIQCSSINNYSDSFGELHCDSNDTRGDRNSCELELAVLPEDNLSSDTALNAVANSLYGVFKEICTNEVCAFNEDSNELPVPGLEENPTFLIPSPACKFRPSSSNKCSPKIEGYIMLAICRQKLHDAVLKEWASSYKDDLLRQFITSWIASKKHCNPNGIVEGACDGGEASKVPDKLREGSKRFLESSLVTGNYTYYRKKSSKKKLGSSDCATEGSPVVRIQPSEKSRKENVSADDACETTDSEIASLKLKCIAKNKRQKDLSVNATCKWTSAEVTLPSSYSSGKTICGTKKLKMSPLVKDDNAKKDSVKHGKGRMIGSPLVNKNVDKVMNKCDRGVSAQEKLSVDVLKIKRKQKIDEVSLSCNKLSTIAGDVSKQAASKKVVAQKKKSDKSRKSNLSIRSDGCARSSINGWEWRRWTLKASPAERARNRGLQYFNSEPLGPDVSTSHLLNGKGLSARTNRVKLRNLLAAADGADLLKASQLKARKKRLRFQRSKIHDWGLVALEPIEAEDFVIEYVGELIRPRISDIRERQYEKMGIGSSYLFRLDDGYVVDATKRGGVARFINHSCEPNCYTKVITVEGQKKIFIYAKRHISAGEEITYNYKFPLEEKKIPCNCRSRRCRGSLN; encoded by the exons ATGCAGGGATAGTGCTTGCATATCTTCATGTTGCATCGatattgatgaaaaaaatggtTCATATTCATCAGTGGATATGAGCTGCCAGTTAAATGGCACTAGCCCTGATCTTCCAGAATGTTGCAGTTCGGAGGGCTCCTCATTTCAAGATAAGGGTTTCTCTGGGTATTCTTTGCTTACTTGTGTAAGTGGTTGGATGTATGTTAACGAACAAGGTCAAATGTGTGGCCCTTATATCCAAGAACAGCTTCATGAAGGATTATCTACTGGTTTTTTGCCAGATGAGCTTCTTGTTTATCCTGTTTTAAATGGAGCATTGAGCAATCCTGTACCACTCAAGTACTTTAAGCAGTTTCCTGATCATGTTGCAACGGGTTTTGCATATTTGAGTGTGGACTTCTCCAACATGGGTATTAATGGAGCTCATTCTGATACTTGTAAAAATGATTTGGCTATGCATAGGCAAGAGGGTTTGGTGGGGTATGCGAATCCACAGACTCTTTGTCATGAGTTGCAATCTGGTCCTCTAGGTCTCGGATATGAAAATGGTGGCTGTAAACAGGCTTCAAATTCTGAAGCATTTTTCTTGACTACTTCGAATCTTCCATCG tCAGTTGAAGTAGCATGCTGGTTCATTGAGGATCATACTGGGAGGAAACATGGACCCTATTCTCTTCTACAATTATATTCTTGGCATCAGCATGGATACTTGAAGGACTCAGTTATG ATATACCATGTCGAAAGCAAATTTAGACCCTTCACATTATTTTCTGCGGTGAATGCATGGAAAGCTGCAATAACTCCACCTCTATTCTCATCTGATCTCAAAACCAATGAGAGTTGCTCTTTACTGAAATTTATATCTGAAACTTCTGAAGGAGTTTCATCCCAACTACACTCTGGAATAATGAAAGCAGCTCGCAAAGTGGTGCTCGATGAGATTGTTGGCAACATCATTGCAGATTTTATCACCATCAAGAAATCTGAAAGACAAATTAAGGTTGGACAAACCAACCAGACTATGAAG CCAGAAGTTACTAGAGGAGGGGATCTTCCTGCTGATTCAATGCCAGAAGCACGAGATTTCTTTAGTGTTCCTGAGAAAGTTTCTACTGATGCTGTTCCTGTTCAGTCCCCTAAGTTGATTGGCAGCGTCGATAATTTTAGGGAGGTGCATGCAGTTATTTGTCGAATGCTTTTTGACTACTCCTTACAAGTAGTTTGGAATGCTGTTTCTTATGATACGGTGGCAGAGTATTCATCTGCATGGAGGAGGAAAAGATTTTGGTCTTATCGTCCTCACTATAATTTAGCTTCTAGTGGATATAGTGATCGTGTCAAGAAGATTGAAAAAATACCTGCTGAAGCT GCTTTACCACGAAAGGAATCTTCTCTTTATGGTGTCAATTCCCTATCAGTCTCCAAATTTGAGGGAGCACAAACAGAAAACTGTGTGCACTCACCTGCCATATCTCGGTCAGTTCCTGTTAGACACAAATCTTCTAGGCCAACAAGTCATTCTGGTTGTGATAGGCCAAAGGACGACTTAAAATGGATCGTGGAATACCTCGAAAAAGAGCTTCATTCCTCTGCAAAGGTATCCATGGTTGAGTATATTCGGGATATCCTCGAGGATGAGGTGACAAGCTCATGCAACTCCTCAAAAGATATCCAATTAAGTAAG GTTACTCTTGATACTCTTGATACGTCCATTCAGTGTTCTAGTATTAACAATTATTCAGACTCCTTTGGTGAACTGCATTGCGATTCAAATGATACACGTGGCGATAGAAATTCATGTGAACTTGAACTAGCTGTGTTGCCAGAGGACAATCTGTCTAGTGATACGGCTCTGAATGCTGTTGCTAATTCATTATATGGAGTGTTCAAAGAAATCTGTACAAATGAAGTTTGTGCTTTTAATGAAGATTCCAATGAATTACCAGTTCCTGGTCTTGAGGAAAATCCTACCTTTCTCATTCCATCTCCTGCTTGTAAATTTCGTCCTTCCAGCTCAAATAAGTGCTCTCCTAAGATTGAGGGGTACATTATGCTGGCAATATGCAGGCAGAAATTACACGATGCTGTTCTTAAGGAATGGGCATCATCATACAAAGATGATCTTCTTCGTCAGTTTATTACTTCATGGATTGCTTCAAAGAAACATTGTAATCCTAATGGAATTGTG GAAGGAGCATGTGATGGTGGTGAAGCCTCTAAAGTACCAGACAAATTAAGGGAGGGATCAAAACGCTTCTTGGAATCTTCTCTTGTAACTGGTAATTATACTTATTACCGCAAGAAGTCATCAAAGAAAAAGTTAGGATCTTCAGATTGTGCTACTGAGGGTAGCCCTGTTGTACGAATTCAACCTTCTGAAAAGTCGAGGAAAGAAAATGTTTCTGCTGATGATGCGTGTGAGACTACAGACAGTGAAATTGCTTCTTTGAAACTTAAATGTATTGCAAAAAATAAAAGGCAGAAGGACTTGTCTGTTAATGCCACCTGCAAGTGGACTTCTGCAGAAGTTACATTACCCAGTAGTTATTCTTCTGGGAAAACCATATGTGGTACAAAGAAGTTAAAAATGTCACCTCTCGTTAAAG ATGATAATGCCAAGAAGGATTCTGTGAAACATGGGAAAGGGAGGATGATAGGTTCGCCTTTGGTGAACAAGAATGTTGATAAGGTTATGAATAAATGTGATCGTGGAGTTAGTGCTCAGGAAAAGCTTT CTGTGGATGTGTTGAAAATAAAGAGGAAGCAGAAGATTGATGAGGTATCCTTGTCTTGTAATAAGCTCTCAACAATAGCAGGTGATGTTAGCAAGCAAGCTGCAAGTAAGAAGGTTGTAGCTCAAAAGAAAAAGTCTGATAAATCTAGGAAATCAAATCTCTCCATTAGATCTGATGGTTGTGCCCGTTCATCAATTAATGGATGGGAATGGCGTCGATGGACACTGAAAGCAAGTCCTGCTGAGAGAGCTCGTAATAGGGGTCTTCAATATTTTAACTCTGAGCCATTAGGTCCTGATGTCAGTACTTCTCATTTGTTAAATGGCAAAGGCCTTTCGGCACGGACAAATAGAGTGAAGTTGCGGAATCTTCTTGCTGCTGCAGATGGCGCCGACCTTTTAAAAGCATCTCAATTAAAG GCAAGGAAAAAGCGTCTACGCTTTCAGCGTAGTAAGATTCATGACTGGGGTCTAGTCGCCCTAGAGCCGATTGAAGCAGAGGATTTTGTAATTGAATACGTTGGGGAACTAATTCGCCCACGG ATTTCTGATATAAGGGAACGCCAGTATGAGAAGATGGGAATTGGAAGCAGTTATCTTTTTAGACTTGATGATGGTTATGTG GTTGATGCTACAAAGCGTGGGGGTGTTGCACGATTTATAAACCATTCTTGTGAG CCTAATTGCTATACCAAAGTTATAACTGTTGAAGGtcagaagaaaattttcatctATGCAAAACGACACATATCTGCTGGTGAAGAAATTACgtacaattacaaatttcctttGGAGGAGAAGAAAATTCCTTGTAATTGCCGTTCAAGGAG GTGTCGTGGATCACTAAACTAG